In a genomic window of Enterobacter asburiae:
- the cpxA gene encoding envelope stress sensor histidine kinase CpxA: MIGSLTARIFAIFWLTLALVLMLVLMLPKLDSRQMTELLDSEQRQGVMIEQHVEAELANDPPNDLMWWRRLFRAIDKWAPPGQRLLLVTSEGRVIGADRNEMQIIRNFIGQADNADHPQKKKYGRVEMVGPFSVRDGEDNYQLYLIRPASSSQSDFINLLFDRPLLLLIVTMLVSSPLLLWLAWSLAKPARKLKNAADEVAQGNLRQHPELESGPQEFLAAGTSFNQMVSALDRMMTAQQRLLSDISHELRTPLTRLQLGTALLRRRSGESKELERIETEAHRLDSMINDLLVMSRNQQKNALVSETVKANHLWHEVLDNAAFEAEQMGKSFTVNFPPGPWPLYGNPNTLESALENIVRNALRYSHTKIEVAFSVDKDGITVIVDDDGPGVSPEDREQIFRPFYRTDEARDRESGGTGLGLAIVETAMQQHRGWVKADDSPLGGLRLTLWLPLYKRS; this comes from the coding sequence ATGATAGGCAGCTTAACCGCCCGCATCTTCGCCATCTTCTGGCTGACGCTGGCACTGGTTTTAATGCTCGTTTTGATGTTGCCAAAACTCGACTCACGCCAGATGACGGAGCTTCTCGACAGCGAGCAACGTCAGGGCGTGATGATCGAACAGCACGTGGAAGCGGAGCTGGCAAACGATCCGCCGAACGATTTGATGTGGTGGCGCAGGCTTTTTCGCGCTATCGATAAGTGGGCGCCTCCCGGACAACGTCTTTTGCTGGTCACCAGCGAAGGCCGCGTGATTGGAGCCGATCGCAATGAAATGCAGATCATCCGCAACTTTATTGGCCAGGCGGATAACGCCGATCACCCACAGAAGAAGAAATATGGTCGGGTAGAGATGGTCGGTCCTTTCTCGGTACGGGATGGGGAAGACAACTACCAGCTCTATCTGATTCGCCCCGCGAGCAGTTCCCAGTCCGACTTCATCAACCTGCTGTTTGACCGTCCGCTTCTGCTGCTGATTGTCACGATGCTGGTCAGTTCCCCGCTGCTGCTATGGCTGGCGTGGAGCCTGGCAAAACCGGCGCGTAAGCTGAAAAACGCCGCCGATGAAGTGGCGCAGGGTAACCTGCGGCAGCATCCTGAGCTGGAATCCGGGCCGCAGGAGTTCCTGGCCGCAGGAACCAGTTTCAACCAGATGGTGAGCGCGCTGGATCGCATGATGACCGCCCAGCAGCGGCTGCTGTCGGATATCTCGCACGAGCTGCGCACCCCGCTCACGCGCTTGCAGCTTGGCACCGCGCTGCTGCGCCGCCGCAGCGGGGAAAGCAAAGAGCTGGAGCGTATTGAGACGGAAGCCCATCGTCTGGACAGCATGATCAACGATCTGCTGGTGATGTCGCGCAACCAGCAGAAAAACGCGCTGGTGAGCGAAACGGTGAAAGCCAATCACCTGTGGCATGAGGTGCTGGACAACGCGGCGTTCGAAGCTGAACAGATGGGTAAATCGTTCACCGTCAACTTCCCGCCGGGCCCGTGGCCGCTGTACGGTAACCCCAATACGCTGGAAAGCGCGCTGGAGAATATCGTGCGTAACGCCCTGCGCTACTCGCATACGAAGATTGAAGTGGCGTTTTCGGTGGATAAAGACGGGATTACCGTCATTGTCGATGACGACGGCCCTGGCGTCAGCCCGGAAGATCGCGAGCAGATTTTCCGTCCGTTCTACCGCACCGACGAAGCGCGTGACCGCGAGTCTGGCGGCACGGGGCTGGGTCTGGCGATTGTTGAAACCGCCATGCAGCAGCACCGTGGCTGGGTGAAAGCCGACGACAGCCCCCTGGGTGGGCTACGGTTAACGCTGTGGCTACCGTTGTATAAGCGTTCGTAG